Proteins encoded within one genomic window of Macaca thibetana thibetana isolate TM-01 chromosome 3, ASM2454274v1, whole genome shotgun sequence:
- the LOC126950641 gene encoding keratin-associated protein 10-3 isoform X5 has product MATSTMSVCSSTCSDSWQVDDCPESCCEPPCCAPSCCAPAPCLTLFCTPVSCVSSPCCQVACEPSPCQSGCTSSCIPSCCQQSSCQPACCTSSPCQQSCCVPVCCKPVCCVPVCCKPPVCCKSVCCVPVCSGASTSCCQQSSCQPACCTTSCCRPSSSVSLLCRPVCRPACCVPVPSCCAPTSSCQTSCCRPASCVSLLCRPVCSRLSSACCGLSSGQKSSC; this is encoded by the exons ATGGCCACATCCACCATGTCCGTCTGCTCCAGCACTTGCTCTGACTCCTGGCAGGTGGACGACTGCCCAGAGAGCTGCTGTGAGCCCCCCTGCTGTGCCCCCAGCTGCTGCGCCCCGGCCCCCTGCCTGACCCTGTTCTGCACCCCAGTGAGCTGTGTGTCCAGCCCCTGCTGCCAGGTGGCCTGTGAGCCCAGCCCCTGCCAATCAGGCTGCACCAGCTCCTGCATACCCTCGTGCTGCCAGCAGTCTAGCTGCCAGCCGGCTTGCTGCACCTCCTCCCCCTGCCAGCAGTCCTGCTGCGTGCCTGTCTGCTGCAAGCCCGTCTGCTGTGTGCCCGTCTGCTGCAagcct CCTGTCTGCTGCAAGTCCGTCTGCTGTGTGCCCGTCTGCTCTGGGGCTTCCACTTCATGCTGCCAGCAATCTAGCTGCCAGCCGGCTTGCTGCACCACCTCCTGCTGCAGACcctcctcctctgtgtccctCCTCTGCCGCCCTGTGTGCAGGCCCGCCTGCTGTGTGCCCGTCCCCTCCTGCTgtgcccccacctcctcctgccaGACCAGTTGCTGCCGCCCGGCCTCCTGCGTGTCCCTCCTCTGCCGCCCCGTGTGCTCCCGCCTCTCTTCCGCGTGCTGCGGCCTCTCCTCAGGCCAGAAGTCCAGCTGCTGA
- the LOC126950641 gene encoding keratin-associated protein 10-2 isoform X3, translated as MATSTMSVCSSTCSDSWQVDDCPESCCEPPCCAPSCCAPAPCLTLFCTPVSCVSSPCCQVACEPSPCQSGCTSSCIPSCCQQSSCQPACCTSSPCQQSCCVPVCCKPVCCVPVCCKPVCCVPTCSEDSSSCCQQSSCQPACCASSSCQQACCVPVCCKPVCCVPTCSEDSSSCCQQSSCQPACCTSSPCQQACCVPVCCKPVCCKSVCCVPVCSGASTSCCQQSSCQPACCTSSPCCRPASCVSLLCRPVCSRLSSACCGLSSGQKSSC; from the exons ATGGCCACATCCACCATGTCCGTCTGCTCCAGCACTTGCTCTGACTCCTGGCAGGTGGACGACTGCCCAGAGAGCTGCTGTGAGCCCCCCTGCTGTGCCCCCAGCTGCTGCGCCCCGGCCCCCTGCCTGACCCTGTTCTGCACCCCAGTGAGCTGTGTGTCCAGCCCCTGCTGCCAGGTGGCCTGTGAGCCCAGCCCCTGCCAATCAGGCTGCACCAGCTCCTGCATACCCTCGTGCTGCCAGCAGTCTAGCTGCCAGCCGGCTTGCTGCACCTCCTCCCCCTGCCAGCAGTCCTGCTGCGTGCCTGTCTGCTGCAAGCCCGTCTGCTGTGTGCCCGTCTGCTGCAagcctgtgtgctgtgtgcctACCTGCTCTGAGGATTCCTCTTCATGCTGCCAGCAGTCTAGCTGCCAGCCAGCTTgctgtgcctcttcctcctgccagCAGGCCTGCTGCGTGCCCGTCTGCTGCAAGCCCGTGTGCTGTGTGCCCACCTGCTCTGAGGATTCCTCTTCATGCTGCCAGCAGTCTAGCTGCCAGCCAGCTTGCTGCACCTCCTCCCCGTGTCAGCAGGCCTGCTGTGTGCCCGTCTGCTGCAAGCCTGTCTGCTGCAAGTCTGTCTGCTGTGTGCCCGTCTGCTCTGGGGCTTCTACTTCATGCTGCCAGCAGTCTAGCTGCCAGCCAGCTTGCTGCACCTCCTCTCC TTGCTGCCGCCCGGCCTCCTGCGTGTCCCTCCTCTGCCGCCCCGTGTGCTCCCGCCTCTCTTCCGCGTGCTGCGGCCTCTCCTCAGGCCAGAAGTCCAGCTGCTGA
- the LOC126950641 gene encoding keratin-associated protein 10-1 isoform X4 gives MATSTMSVCSSTCSDSWQVDDCPESCCEPPCCAPSCCAPAPCLTLFCTPVSCVSSPCCQVACEPSPCQSGCTSSCIPSCCQQSSCQPACCTSSPCQQSCCVPVCCKPVCCVPVCCKPVCCVPTCSEDSSSCCQQSSCQPACCASSSCQQACCVPPVCCKSVCCVPVCSGASTSCCQQSSCQPACCTTSCCRPSSSVSLLCRPVCRPACCVPVPSCCAPTSSCQTSCCRPASCVSLLCRPVCSRLSSACCGLSSGQKSSC, from the exons ATGGCCACATCCACCATGTCCGTCTGCTCCAGCACTTGCTCTGACTCCTGGCAGGTGGACGACTGCCCAGAGAGCTGCTGTGAGCCCCCCTGCTGTGCCCCCAGCTGCTGCGCCCCGGCCCCCTGCCTGACCCTGTTCTGCACCCCAGTGAGCTGTGTGTCCAGCCCCTGCTGCCAGGTGGCCTGTGAGCCCAGCCCCTGCCAATCAGGCTGCACCAGCTCCTGCATACCCTCGTGCTGCCAGCAGTCTAGCTGCCAGCCGGCTTGCTGCACCTCCTCCCCCTGCCAGCAGTCCTGCTGCGTGCCTGTCTGCTGCAAGCCCGTCTGCTGTGTGCCCGTCTGCTGCAagcctgtgtgctgtgtgcctACCTGCTCTGAGGATTCCTCTTCATGCTGCCAGCAGTCTAGCTGCCAGCCAGCTTgctgtgcctcttcctcctgccagCAGGCCTGCTGCGTGCCC CCTGTCTGCTGCAAGTCCGTCTGCTGTGTGCCCGTCTGCTCTGGGGCTTCCACTTCATGCTGCCAGCAATCTAGCTGCCAGCCGGCTTGCTGCACCACCTCCTGCTGCAGACcctcctcctctgtgtccctCCTCTGCCGCCCTGTGTGCAGGCCCGCCTGCTGTGTGCCCGTCCCCTCCTGCTgtgcccccacctcctcctgccaGACCAGTTGCTGCCGCCCGGCCTCCTGCGTGTCCCTCCTCTGCCGCCCCGTGTGCTCCCGCCTCTCTTCCGCGTGCTGCGGCCTCTCCTCAGGCCAGAAGTCCAGCTGCTGA
- the LOC126950641 gene encoding keratin-associated protein 10-1 isoform X1: MATSTMSVCSSTCSDSWQVDDCPESCCEPPCCAPSCCAPAPCLTLFCTPVSCVSSPCCQVACEPSPCQSGCTSSCIPSCCQQSSCQPACCTSSPCQQSCCVPVCCKPVCCVPVCCKPVCCVPTCSEDSSSCCQQSSCQPACCASSSCQQACCVPVCCKPVCCVPTCSEDSSSCCQQSSCQPACCTSSPCQQACCVPVCCKPPVCCKSVCCVPVCSGASTSCCQQSSCQPACCTTSCCRPSSSVSLLCRPVCRPACCVPVPSCCAPTSSCQTSCCRPASCVSLLCRPVCSRLSSACCGLSSGQKSSC; encoded by the exons ATGGCCACATCCACCATGTCCGTCTGCTCCAGCACTTGCTCTGACTCCTGGCAGGTGGACGACTGCCCAGAGAGCTGCTGTGAGCCCCCCTGCTGTGCCCCCAGCTGCTGCGCCCCGGCCCCCTGCCTGACCCTGTTCTGCACCCCAGTGAGCTGTGTGTCCAGCCCCTGCTGCCAGGTGGCCTGTGAGCCCAGCCCCTGCCAATCAGGCTGCACCAGCTCCTGCATACCCTCGTGCTGCCAGCAGTCTAGCTGCCAGCCGGCTTGCTGCACCTCCTCCCCCTGCCAGCAGTCCTGCTGCGTGCCTGTCTGCTGCAAGCCCGTCTGCTGTGTGCCCGTCTGCTGCAagcctgtgtgctgtgtgcctACCTGCTCTGAGGATTCCTCTTCATGCTGCCAGCAGTCTAGCTGCCAGCCAGCTTgctgtgcctcttcctcctgccagCAGGCCTGCTGCGTGCCCGTCTGCTGCAAGCCCGTGTGCTGTGTGCCCACCTGCTCTGAGGATTCCTCTTCATGCTGCCAGCAGTCTAGCTGCCAGCCAGCTTGCTGCACCTCCTCCCCGTGTCAGCAGGCCTGCTGTGTGCCCGTCTGCTGCAAGCCT CCTGTCTGCTGCAAGTCCGTCTGCTGTGTGCCCGTCTGCTCTGGGGCTTCCACTTCATGCTGCCAGCAATCTAGCTGCCAGCCGGCTTGCTGCACCACCTCCTGCTGCAGACcctcctcctctgtgtccctCCTCTGCCGCCCTGTGTGCAGGCCCGCCTGCTGTGTGCCCGTCCCCTCCTGCTgtgcccccacctcctcctgccaGACCAGTTGCTGCCGCCCGGCCTCCTGCGTGTCCCTCCTCTGCCGCCCCGTGTGCTCCCGCCTCTCTTCCGCGTGCTGCGGCCTCTCCTCAGGCCAGAAGTCCAGCTGCTGA
- the LOC126950641 gene encoding keratin-associated protein 10-1 isoform X2 — protein MATSTMSVCSSTCSDSWQVDDCPESCCEPPCCAPSCCAPAPCLTLFCTPVSCVSSPCCQVACEPSPCQSGCTSSCIPSCCQQSSCQPACCTSSPCQQSCCVPVCCKPVCCVPVCCKPVCCVPTCSEDSSSCCQQSSCQPACCASSSCQQACCVPVCCKPVCCVPTCSEDSSSCCQQSSCQPACCTSSPCQQSSCVPICCKPVCCKSVCCVPVCSGASTSCCQQSSCQPACCTTSCCRPSSSVSLLCRPVCRPACCVPVPSCCAPTSSCQTSCCRPASCVSLLCRPVCSRLSSACCGLSSGQKSSC, from the exons ATGGCCACATCCACCATGTCCGTCTGCTCCAGCACTTGCTCTGACTCCTGGCAGGTGGACGACTGCCCAGAGAGCTGCTGTGAGCCCCCCTGCTGTGCCCCCAGCTGCTGCGCCCCGGCCCCCTGCCTGACCCTGTTCTGCACCCCAGTGAGCTGTGTGTCCAGCCCCTGCTGCCAGGTGGCCTGTGAGCCCAGCCCCTGCCAATCAGGCTGCACCAGCTCCTGCATACCCTCGTGCTGCCAGCAGTCTAGCTGCCAGCCGGCTTGCTGCACCTCCTCCCCCTGCCAGCAGTCCTGCTGCGTGCCTGTCTGCTGCAAGCCCGTCTGCTGTGTGCCCGTCTGCTGCAagcctgtgtgctgtgtgcctACCTGCTCTGAGGATTCCTCTTCATGCTGCCAGCAGTCTAGCTGCCAGCCAGCTTgctgtgcctcttcctcctgccagCAGGCCTGCTGCGTGCCCGTCTGCTGCAAGCCCGTGTGCTGTGTGCCCACCTGCTCTGAGGATTCCTCTTCATGCTGCCAGCAGTCTAGCTGCCAGCCAGCTTGCTGCACCTCCTCCCCGTGTCAGCAG TCCTCCTGTGTGCCTATCTGCTGCAAGCCTGTCTGCTGCAAGTCCGTCTGCTGTGTGCCCGTCTGCTCTGGGGCTTCCACTTCATGCTGCCAGCAATCTAGCTGCCAGCCGGCTTGCTGCACCACCTCCTGCTGCAGACcctcctcctctgtgtccctCCTCTGCCGCCCTGTGTGCAGGCCCGCCTGCTGTGTGCCCGTCCCCTCCTGCTgtgcccccacctcctcctgccaGACCAGTTGCTGCCGCCCGGCCTCCTGCGTGTCCCTCCTCTGCCGCCCCGTGTGCTCCCGCCTCTCTTCCGCGTGCTGCGGCCTCTCCTCAGGCCAGAAGTCCAGCTGCTGA